A portion of the Bacillus thuringiensis genome contains these proteins:
- a CDS encoding LPD25 domain-containing protein, which yields MSKSYKKKYQKKSPEEKREEVQALTKKMEKNVEGYFRTPEDMKEYLTFMAKFYKYSPQNVSLIQAQFPGAQAVGSFSFWEKAGFPVVTGVGHKGIKILVPNRTVARFKDKKGTWKSVTKANEDEKKQIESKSVEVKPGRLYFAVGHVFDVSQTNAKAEDLPRIFPNRWLEGSVTDYQSLYKGMEAIAEKNDVKIIAPKSELGVAKGVSYPLTKEVALNPRNSELQNVKTLLHELAHAKLHTAETRMNYTAPEKEFQAEMTAYAVSSYFGIDTSEYSLGYLASWTQGKEMKDKTKLLKEVHETSIEFIETIENTLEKEKEQINEKEVESMANENEKQDEKDILLVEFMSLSNAKQELVSVTELREQADRKRAFEPIEGAEKLSDKEFIDAFNVANQEKYAALNQDEITRPTMLIQWSENENFKGSQLIPFGEANEKMAEVIKNIEKAKEEARERDEYVPYDKTRYHIAIPKEVDRDFGRMELVSMDRLDMGDGDYKTPYEQVLNEKRHLSDEVKQALRDEVMNYRNNKEIPMEKAQENPLEKPKETPNQLVTIEVLANGMQDEELARIHMMDAVTKDINYLSVWNQDKTNRDDLYVSLMEKNGKRENVYLDNILKPDLYEKAQSSIFDGRGNLSFVVYEKDVNMSLDEIVKDERYGLLVDKAEAQKDYSFNEKEVELYKEMKKEGYAPIASLNQQIQPLKEKEPTTLDKDLSRKFEAYRRSQYEEKPDNIDSIVTRVKAEERYYTTKYVSIDNELVSQEHVVKLENQVDEKLGKEGITVNQSTTSKEMDFDKNFQQLNGKKANDKEKDKEIDPGNVDQSKTTKKSGRKRETMEMER from the coding sequence ATGAGTAAAAGTTATAAGAAAAAGTATCAAAAGAAATCACCGGAAGAAAAAAGAGAAGAGGTTCAAGCTTTAACAAAAAAGATGGAAAAAAACGTAGAAGGCTATTTTCGTACACCAGAAGATATGAAAGAATATTTAACGTTTATGGCAAAGTTTTATAAATATTCACCACAAAATGTTTCGTTAATACAAGCACAATTTCCAGGAGCCCAAGCAGTGGGCTCTTTTTCTTTTTGGGAAAAAGCGGGCTTCCCTGTTGTTACAGGCGTAGGACATAAAGGAATTAAAATTCTTGTTCCAAATAGAACTGTAGCAAGATTTAAGGACAAAAAAGGGACATGGAAATCCGTTACAAAGGCAAACGAAGATGAGAAAAAACAAATTGAATCTAAAAGTGTAGAAGTGAAACCAGGTCGCTTATATTTTGCTGTTGGTCATGTGTTTGACGTGTCTCAAACAAACGCTAAAGCGGAAGATCTTCCTCGTATTTTTCCGAATCGTTGGCTAGAAGGGAGCGTTACAGATTACCAGAGTTTGTATAAGGGAATGGAAGCTATTGCGGAAAAAAACGATGTGAAAATTATTGCGCCAAAATCAGAACTGGGTGTCGCAAAAGGTGTGAGCTATCCCTTAACAAAAGAGGTTGCGTTGAATCCTAGAAACAGTGAATTACAAAATGTCAAAACACTTCTTCACGAATTGGCGCATGCCAAACTTCATACAGCAGAGACACGTATGAATTACACAGCACCAGAAAAAGAGTTTCAAGCAGAAATGACAGCTTATGCCGTGTCTTCTTATTTTGGGATTGATACAAGCGAATATTCGTTAGGATATTTAGCGAGCTGGACACAAGGAAAAGAAATGAAAGATAAAACGAAGTTGTTGAAAGAAGTACATGAAACTTCGATTGAATTTATTGAGACAATTGAAAACACATTAGAAAAGGAAAAAGAACAAATAAATGAAAAAGAGGTGGAAAGTATGGCAAATGAAAATGAAAAACAGGACGAAAAAGATATTTTATTGGTGGAATTTATGAGTTTAAGTAACGCGAAACAAGAGCTTGTTTCTGTTACGGAGCTAAGGGAACAAGCGGATAGAAAACGAGCGTTTGAGCCCATAGAAGGCGCAGAAAAATTGAGTGATAAAGAATTTATTGATGCATTTAACGTGGCAAATCAAGAGAAGTATGCAGCATTAAATCAGGATGAAATTACTCGTCCAACTATGTTAATTCAATGGAGCGAAAACGAAAATTTTAAGGGTAGTCAGTTGATTCCATTTGGAGAGGCCAATGAAAAAATGGCTGAAGTCATTAAAAATATTGAAAAAGCAAAAGAGGAAGCAAGAGAAAGGGATGAATACGTACCATATGATAAAACTCGTTATCATATTGCCATTCCAAAAGAAGTAGATAGAGATTTTGGGAGAATGGAGCTTGTGAGTATGGATCGTTTGGATATGGGGGATGGGGACTACAAGACACCGTATGAACAAGTATTAAACGAGAAAAGGCATTTATCGGATGAAGTAAAACAAGCGTTACGAGATGAAGTGATGAATTATAGAAATAACAAAGAAATACCGATGGAAAAAGCACAAGAAAATCCATTAGAAAAACCGAAAGAGACACCCAATCAATTAGTTACAATTGAAGTATTAGCAAATGGTATGCAAGATGAAGAACTGGCAAGAATCCACATGATGGATGCCGTTACGAAAGATATAAATTATTTGTCTGTATGGAACCAAGATAAAACAAATCGGGACGATTTATATGTTTCACTCATGGAAAAGAACGGGAAACGAGAAAACGTCTATTTAGATAACATTTTGAAACCAGATTTATATGAAAAGGCTCAAAGTTCTATCTTTGATGGAAGAGGAAATTTGTCATTTGTTGTTTATGAAAAAGATGTAAATATGAGTCTAGATGAAATCGTAAAAGATGAACGATATGGACTCTTAGTTGATAAAGCGGAGGCACAAAAAGATTACTCATTTAATGAAAAAGAAGTGGAATTATATAAAGAAATGAAAAAGGAAGGATATGCACCTATTGCTTCTCTAAATCAACAAATTCAGCCTTTAAAAGAAAAGGAGCCAACTACATTAGATAAAGATTTAAGCCGAAAATTCGAAGCATACAGACGTTCACAATATGAAGAGAAACCAGACAATATTGATAGCATTGTCACTCGTGTAAAAGCTGAAGAGCGGTATTATACAACGAAATATGTTTCGATTGATAATGAGCTGGTAAGCCAGGAACACGTAGTGAAATTAGAAAATCAGGTGGATGAGAAGCTTGGAAAAGAAGGAATAACAGTGAATCAGTCTACAACTTCAAAGGAAATGGATTTTGATAAAAATTTTCAGCAATTAAATGGAAAAAAAGCGAATGATAAAGAAAAAGATAAGGAAATAGATCCTGGGAATGTAGATCAGTCGAAAACTACAAAGAAATCAGGTAGAAAAAGAGAAACAATGGAAATGGAACGATGA
- a CDS encoding RICIN domain-containing protein: MTFKVGMKYMFKNKNSRKYLDISGNQTGNNANVQQYEYLADAPSERFFLHPLDNNYYAMINLNSGKVIDISGNQTGNNANIQQYEWLGDAPSEYWYFHREADGHYVIESKHSGKVLDIEGNQTGNNANVQQYEFLTDAPSERFAVEEAGSVSLPSINTQPLSPVPQYETINDQLPEETERVVTAFTVVPAIAVKDPHYGNDTAKQIKENPYYMVVKKQWWKKQESYVLAPGETYKYTTKTGIKVTDQETATKTVSLSIGADMGFSFKGFSVGMSSQYSTQLQTSISHTTEQLKEETWDHEIKNPSSNRMAYSRYILTTEYTVQRKSGTIVNSPWTMTDKTRTHAVTYPNAEQKALNENTKQLSKTQSVN; this comes from the coding sequence ATGACATTTAAAGTAGGTATGAAGTACATGTTTAAAAATAAAAATAGTAGAAAATATCTAGATATATCAGGGAATCAAACAGGTAATAATGCTAATGTTCAACAATATGAATATCTTGCAGATGCACCTTCTGAAAGATTTTTTCTTCATCCATTAGATAACAATTATTATGCAATGATTAATCTAAACAGCGGTAAAGTTATAGATATATCAGGAAATCAAACAGGTAATAATGCTAATATTCAACAATATGAGTGGCTTGGAGATGCACCTTCTGAATACTGGTACTTCCATCGTGAAGCTGATGGGCATTATGTTATTGAATCAAAACATAGTGGAAAAGTTTTAGATATAGAAGGAAATCAAACAGGTAATAATGCTAACGTTCAACAATATGAGTTTCTTACAGATGCACCTTCTGAAAGATTTGCAGTTGAAGAAGCAGGAAGTGTCTCACTCCCATCGATAAATACGCAACCATTATCACCTGTACCACAATATGAAACAATTAATGACCAACTTCCCGAAGAAACAGAACGTGTGGTAACAGCATTTACAGTAGTTCCGGCTATTGCAGTCAAAGATCCACACTATGGTAATGATACAGCTAAACAAATAAAAGAAAATCCTTATTATATGGTTGTGAAAAAACAATGGTGGAAAAAACAAGAATCTTATGTTTTAGCTCCTGGTGAAACATATAAATACACAACAAAAACAGGTATAAAAGTGACGGATCAAGAAACAGCTACAAAGACAGTAAGTTTGAGTATTGGCGCTGATATGGGTTTTAGTTTTAAAGGATTTTCAGTAGGAATGTCTTCTCAATACTCAACACAATTACAGACTTCTATAAGTCATACAACTGAACAATTAAAAGAGGAAACATGGGATCACGAGATAAAGAATCCATCTTCAAATAGGATGGCGTACTCTAGATATATACTCACTACAGAATATACTGTGCAAAGGAAAAGTGGCACAATCGTAAATTCTCCTTGGACGATGACCGATAAGACAAGAACGCATGCAGTTACTTATCCGAATGCTGAACAAAAAGCATTGAATGAAAATACAAAGCAACTATCCAAAACTCAAAGTGTGAACTAA
- a CDS encoding DUF3991 and TOPRIM domain-containing protein: MAYVSAEDAMKARKVDLISYLEAKGETFKKEGNYYRHTEHDSLIIKGNQYAWNSRGEKGYGAISFAMMYYDMTFPQAVMDIQKGDYKEFDRSKAEEERKKEQQPFSYPKHLEVPKQTEIKRYLIDERKIDSRLVNWLIKKDLIAQDKKNNVVFKWREEGGKGQVIGMNRQGTVKMENKRGSFKQIVPNYEKINAGFTVDVGKPDKIYFYEDPIDMLSHWSIKQNNIQNARLVSMHGLKSKTVIQSLMDAKKEGHDIKEVIMAVDNDKAGKDFIQTMKCFVDLKEDIPTNEKDWNDVRKKQVNEQQAKETAQPKKMKLIKEVERSV; the protein is encoded by the coding sequence ATGGCATATGTCAGTGCGGAGGATGCGATGAAAGCAAGAAAAGTTGACTTGATTTCATATCTGGAAGCAAAAGGAGAAACGTTTAAGAAAGAAGGTAACTATTATCGTCATACGGAGCATGACAGTCTCATTATTAAAGGGAATCAATACGCCTGGAATAGTCGGGGGGAAAAAGGATATGGAGCGATTAGCTTTGCGATGATGTACTATGACATGACATTCCCACAAGCCGTGATGGACATTCAGAAGGGGGACTACAAAGAGTTTGATCGTTCAAAAGCTGAAGAGGAGCGCAAAAAAGAGCAGCAGCCGTTTAGTTATCCAAAACACTTAGAGGTGCCGAAGCAAACAGAAATCAAGCGATACTTAATTGACGAACGGAAAATAGATTCTCGCTTGGTGAATTGGTTGATTAAAAAGGATCTCATCGCCCAGGATAAGAAAAATAACGTGGTGTTCAAATGGAGAGAAGAAGGGGGCAAAGGGCAAGTCATTGGTATGAACCGTCAAGGTACAGTCAAAATGGAGAATAAAAGAGGAAGCTTTAAGCAAATTGTCCCGAATTATGAAAAAATCAATGCCGGTTTCACGGTTGATGTAGGTAAACCGGATAAGATTTATTTTTATGAAGATCCAATCGACATGTTATCTCATTGGAGTATTAAACAAAATAATATCCAAAACGCTCGTCTGGTTTCTATGCATGGATTGAAGTCAAAAACAGTGATTCAATCTTTAATGGATGCGAAAAAAGAAGGGCACGATATTAAAGAGGTCATAATGGCAGTTGATAATGATAAGGCTGGGAAAGACTTCATTCAGACAATGAAATGCTTTGTCGATCTTAAAGAGGATATTCCAACGAATGAAAAAGATTGGAACGATGTCCGAAAGAAACAAGTGAATGAGCAACAGGCAAAAGAGACAGCCCAACCAAAGAAAATGAAACTAATTAAAGAGGTGGAGCGAAGTGTCTAA
- a CDS encoding GNAT family N-acetyltransferase produces MITLKSMAEEEFQRYYENEIEDYAKEKVAAGNWSEDQAVNLSKIEFDQLLPKGEKTEYNYLYSIFHDQNLVGMIWIAQKSPTSNEEGFIYDFIIFEQYQGLGYGKKAMKEIEVIAKELGMKKIGLHVFGHNKVARGLYEKLGYEITNIDMMKFI; encoded by the coding sequence GTGATTACACTAAAGTCTATGGCTGAAGAGGAGTTTCAGCGTTATTATGAGAATGAGATTGAAGATTATGCGAAAGAGAAGGTTGCTGCTGGAAATTGGAGTGAAGATCAAGCTGTTAACTTGTCCAAAATAGAATTTGATCAGCTGTTACCAAAAGGGGAAAAAACGGAGTACAATTATTTATACTCTATCTTTCATGATCAAAATCTAGTTGGAATGATTTGGATTGCGCAAAAATCGCCTACAAGTAATGAGGAAGGTTTTATTTATGACTTTATTATTTTTGAGCAATATCAAGGGTTAGGATATGGTAAAAAGGCAATGAAAGAAATTGAAGTGATTGCTAAAGAATTAGGAATGAAAAAAATTGGACTTCATGTTTTTGGTCATAACAAAGTTGCTCGTGGATTATATGAAAAGTTAGGCTATGAAATTACAAATATAGATATGATGAAATTCATTTAA
- a CDS encoding restriction endonuclease has protein sequence MSNLPEMPNILQILMYGFILYVLFRICKFMYRKFQERRILKRMAKSGIRYIDKMDGHQFEVYLKALFRELGYSPTVTKQSNDFGADLVLKGKNRIVIQAKRYGMKNRVGISAVQEIYAAQAYYKANEGWVVTNSVYTRQAKELAEACNVKLIDRVELQKLINKINPEYSAEDVYQGVTPAARKCPTCKHDLVVRNSNKTGNKFFGCSQYPTCTHTEPINT, from the coding sequence GTGTCTAATCTACCAGAAATGCCAAACATATTACAAATTTTGATGTATGGTTTTATCCTTTATGTTCTTTTTCGTATTTGTAAATTTATGTACCGGAAGTTCCAGGAACGAAGAATATTAAAGCGAATGGCTAAGTCCGGTATTCGTTATATAGACAAAATGGACGGACATCAATTCGAAGTATACCTAAAAGCTCTCTTTCGAGAGTTGGGTTATTCCCCAACAGTTACAAAACAGTCAAATGATTTCGGAGCGGATCTGGTATTGAAGGGGAAAAATCGTATTGTCATCCAGGCAAAACGCTACGGGATGAAAAATAGAGTCGGCATTAGTGCCGTACAAGAGATATATGCAGCACAAGCCTATTACAAGGCAAATGAAGGCTGGGTTGTAACGAACAGTGTGTATACAAGGCAAGCGAAAGAATTAGCGGAAGCTTGCAATGTAAAACTAATAGATCGTGTAGAACTTCAGAAATTGATTAATAAAATCAATCCCGAATATTCGGCTGAAGATGTATATCAAGGGGTAACGCCTGCAGCACGGAAATGTCCAACATGTAAACATGATTTAGTCGTTCGTAATTCAAATAAAACGGGTAATAAGTTTTTTGGCTGTTCACAATATCCAACATGTACACATACAGAACCAATTAATACATGA
- a CDS encoding DUF4097 family beta strand repeat-containing protein, with product MRKIVLIAIVCIVLGGIGLFFTKSAFFMKTANGSTDTKKLEQKQFKNEQIKSINVDTDGGDVVIEKGKTDLFEVRYNGDQEKRKLDVNENGEMLQVKIKTKSKHIIESKDESLTIIVPERVYNKIEVETAAGTIQMQNIQSEDISAHSAAGGVKMKEMKAQNVKVSSSAGGIVLHKVEGKVRAESEAGSVEVTQHNPQYSIEADSATGYVNIQLKEMPKDAVVKGSADTGEVQIFGKENKEITIGNGKVQISGKTSVGSVKIEAN from the coding sequence ATGAGGAAAATTGTATTGATTGCAATTGTTTGTATTGTGCTTGGAGGAATCGGTTTATTTTTTACAAAATCAGCCTTTTTTATGAAAACTGCGAATGGATCAACTGATACAAAGAAATTGGAACAGAAGCAATTTAAAAATGAGCAAATCAAAAGCATTAATGTTGATACAGATGGTGGAGATGTTGTAATTGAAAAAGGAAAGACTGATTTGTTTGAAGTTCGGTATAACGGTGATCAGGAAAAGCGAAAGTTAGACGTAAATGAGAACGGTGAAATGCTGCAAGTGAAAATAAAAACGAAAAGCAAACATATAATTGAATCAAAAGACGAAAGCCTTACAATTATTGTGCCTGAACGTGTATATAATAAAATTGAAGTAGAGACAGCAGCAGGAACGATTCAAATGCAAAATATCCAAAGTGAAGATATATCTGCGCATTCAGCTGCTGGCGGCGTGAAAATGAAGGAAATGAAAGCACAGAATGTAAAAGTGTCATCAAGTGCGGGAGGTATTGTTCTTCATAAAGTAGAAGGAAAAGTGCGTGCAGAGTCGGAAGCAGGAAGTGTAGAGGTGACGCAGCATAATCCGCAATATAGTATTGAGGCGGATTCGGCAACAGGATATGTCAATATTCAGCTGAAGGAAATGCCAAAAGATGCTGTTGTGAAAGGCTCCGCTGATACAGGAGAGGTACAGATTTTCGGAAAAGAAAATAAAGAAATAACGATAGGTAACGGAAAGGTGCAGATTAGCGGGAAAACATCAGTGGGCTCTGTAAAAATTGAGGCGAATTAA